tccgtatgtagtcacttgttgaaatctctagaaaaacctatatttaggaacgagGGAGTATATGTAAGTAGTCATGCACCATGCATGCACGTACCTATGGAGTCAGTAGGCGCGCCTGAGGTTGGCGCACCTGCACTGCTGTTTGCCGCACCTACGGCAGGAGTGATACTCCCGCTGGCGGGCCCCCTTGTGCTGCTGCGGCTCTTCTAGCATCAGCATCATCATCTTGTGGCCTCCctgctcctcgtcgtcgtcatcCTCGTCGTCGGAGCTGCCGAAGTCCTCCTCCCGGTTGTTGTACGCGTGGGCCCCCCTGCCCCCCTGCTGATGCTTCTGTTGTTGCACCACTAACAACATCATCTTGTTGCCCCCCTGCTCCACCTCTTCGCCGTCCTCATCTTCGTACTCGTCCTcatcgtcgtcctcgtcctcaccgTCATCCTCATCGTCGGAGCCACTCAAGTCCTCCTTCTGGGTGTAGCCCCTGAGGCCCCACTTGCCCCTCTGCTGCTGCAGTTGCTGCAACATGAACCGTTGTTTGGCCTTCTGcagctgttgttgttgttgttgttgttgttgttgttgttgtgccTACTGCAGCAGCTGCTGTTGTGCCTGCTGGATCTGCTGCTCTCGCTGCAGCAACTTTCGCTCCTGCTGCATCTTCCGCTCATGCTGCAGCTGCTGCTCTCGCAGCTGCAGCTTTCGCAGCTGCAACTTTCGCTCCTGCAGCAGCTGCTCCTCTCGCTGCTGCATCTTCCGCTCCTGGTCCCGGTCCCCAAACAGGATGTAGCCCGGCAAGCGAAGGAGTCCTCCGAACGGCATTGCTAATTGCTAATTGTCTGTTGGGTTATCTATTTGTGGCTTGTGTGCATTGCTTTGCATGGATTGGCTTTAAATATAGGAGCGAGTTAGCCGCCCTGTCATGGGTACAAGTGGAAGCATTTGTGCTCTCATATGTTTACTTTAGCATTTTAGTCCACTCGAGAAGGCATCTCTTCCTAACTATGTAAATGATCTTATTCGTATGCCATATCTGACCTATCAATGATAAAAAAAGATTCTATTCTTTTCTTAGTTGCTAGCTAGCTAGAAGTAATGCTTATATCTAGTACATTGTACATATATGCTTCATCTGCCATCTGTCGGGCGAGTCAATTGCAAGAAACCACCACATTTGTGGCTAGGTTTGCAGGAAACTACCAAGTCGTTAATCTGTTGCAAAAAACACCGTAAAATCTCTTAACCCGTTGCAAAAAGCACTGAACAGCCGTTTAGCCTTGTTTGATCTCTTTTCCGACAGGTGGGCCTCGAAAACGCTGACGTGGCGTGCGGACAGGCAAACGGCGCCGTTAGGAACAAAACGGTCAAGACGCCGCGCCGGTCGGTCCTGTTCAGacagtcccccccccccccccccccccccgcgcccctGTCCTGTCTCTCGCCCcgc
This sequence is a window from Aegilops tauschii subsp. strangulata cultivar AL8/78 chromosome 7, Aet v6.0, whole genome shotgun sequence. Protein-coding genes within it:
- the LOC109766153 gene encoding uncharacterized protein, which produces MLQQLQQQRGKWGLRGYTQKEDLSGSDDEDDGEDEDDDEDEYEDEDGEEVEQGGNKMMLLVVQQQKHQQGGRGAHAYNNREEDFGSSDDEDDDDEEQGGHKMMMLMLEEPQQHKGARQREYHSCRRCGKQQCRCANLRRAY